A region from the Desulfitobacterium dehalogenans ATCC 51507 genome encodes:
- a CDS encoding Crp/Fnr family transcriptional regulator produces MAKIMRQFLKDGDLCPSIRGIFSNKLIPCSVRQLREGEILWHDNEPHPYCYLIERGMIKLHVINRDGKEKVLFYYTNGSLLGFQSLSKEKMTMTTATAILPTRLYVTEFALFYNFILENPEYLSALTSYIFHHMAIEAEEIVNISIYSAAERLAALFVLLAEEYPENSRGEVVIPFKNEDLAAMIGACRNSVSNALSAFNKDELIVRQRGSVTITDLKRLKEYAL; encoded by the coding sequence ATGGCTAAGATTATGCGGCAGTTTCTTAAAGATGGAGATCTATGTCCAAGTATTCGTGGAATATTCTCGAATAAATTAATACCTTGTTCTGTCCGCCAATTAAGAGAAGGAGAAATTCTTTGGCATGATAATGAACCTCATCCCTATTGTTATCTTATTGAGAGGGGCATGATCAAGCTCCATGTGATTAACCGCGACGGAAAGGAAAAGGTCTTATTCTACTATACCAACGGCTCTCTTTTGGGATTCCAAAGTCTTTCCAAAGAAAAGATGACCATGACCACAGCAACGGCAATACTGCCTACGAGACTTTATGTCACTGAATTTGCTCTCTTTTATAATTTTATCTTGGAAAACCCTGAGTATTTGTCTGCTCTCACAAGTTATATTTTTCACCATATGGCTATAGAAGCGGAGGAAATTGTTAATATTTCAATCTATAGTGCAGCAGAACGGCTGGCAGCACTTTTTGTTCTTTTAGCGGAAGAGTACCCTGAAAATTCGAGAGGAGAAGTGGTCATCCCTTTTAAAAATGAGGATTTGGCAGCTATGATCGGTGCCTGCCGCAATAGTGTAAGCAATGCCTTATCAGCATTTAATAAAGATGAATTGATTGTCAGGCAAAGAGGGAGTGTTACCATCACAGATCTGAAGAGGTTGAAAGAGTACGCTCTATAG
- a CDS encoding dimethyl sulfoxide reductase anchor subunit family protein, translating into MAELNFSLVIFTLLIGLCTGTFLIYGLGRLRNNSALAAVEKSSLLLMVVLLICLGVALLASATHLGKPFRFMNAFHNPGSMIAQEGLWSMALGVTLLIAALMAFKGKIIPKGLYPVGSLVSCGLLLVCSMVYVKAVGFPAWSSGVTIIYYFGSAILLGAAVVFLFSMLHGEEGTEKNLAFTALTAVFLQMIVSVAFFVHLKFGVMDVTLPTTLGMDLLRWGIGLIAPAVIAYLTWSGKLKGKSVAWSFLACVLVGEAISRVIFFMQGIHL; encoded by the coding sequence ATGGCAGAACTGAATTTTTCTTTGGTGATTTTCACCTTATTGATCGGCTTGTGCACAGGAACCTTCCTTATCTACGGTCTTGGGCGGCTTCGCAATAATAGCGCCCTGGCGGCTGTGGAAAAATCATCCCTACTGCTGATGGTTGTGCTTTTGATCTGTCTGGGGGTTGCTCTGTTAGCCTCTGCTACCCATCTGGGGAAACCCTTCCGCTTTATGAATGCGTTCCATAATCCAGGCTCGATGATTGCTCAAGAGGGGCTTTGGTCCATGGCTCTAGGGGTAACGCTACTCATTGCTGCCCTCATGGCCTTCAAGGGAAAAATCATACCTAAAGGGCTTTATCCTGTAGGAAGTTTGGTGTCTTGCGGCCTTCTGCTGGTTTGTTCTATGGTCTATGTCAAGGCCGTTGGGTTCCCTGCCTGGAGTAGTGGTGTGACCATCATCTATTATTTTGGCAGCGCAATCTTACTGGGAGCAGCCGTTGTGTTTTTGTTCAGTATGCTTCACGGCGAAGAAGGCACGGAAAAGAACTTAGCTTTCACGGCTCTCACCGCTGTATTTCTGCAGATGATTGTATCAGTGGCCTTTTTCGTCCATCTGAAGTTTGGAGTGATGGATGTCACTTTGCCCACAACTTTGGGTATGGATCTTCTGCGCTGGGGAATTGGCCTCATTGCCCCTGCAGTCATTGCTTACCTGACATGGAGCGGTAAGCTCAAAGGAAAAAGTGTAGCTTGGTCCTTTTTAGCTTGCGTGCTGGTTGGGGAGGCGATCTCCCGCGTCATCTTTTTTATGCAAGGAATACATCTGTGA
- a CDS encoding 4Fe-4S dicluster domain-containing protein has protein sequence MSEKQYGMVINTTRCIGCQTCVVSCKINHQIPGEVYWNSVETIGSKNMYQPTGKYPNPVLAFRPRICNHCSEPACVKNCPTGAMHKDQDGIVSVNRDVCIGCGYCSWVCGYNAPQLDPEKKVMSKCTFCSERLEKGEKPYCVEACPAEARIFGVISDPHSEISRLIASKHAQPLLPNLGTVPSIYYI, from the coding sequence ATGTCAGAAAAACAATATGGAATGGTTATAAACACAACCCGGTGCATTGGGTGCCAAACCTGCGTCGTAAGTTGTAAAATCAATCATCAGATTCCCGGCGAAGTCTATTGGAACAGTGTTGAGACGATTGGGAGTAAGAATATGTATCAACCGACGGGGAAATATCCCAACCCCGTATTAGCTTTCCGACCACGTATATGCAATCACTGTTCAGAGCCTGCCTGTGTCAAAAACTGTCCCACCGGGGCCATGCATAAAGACCAGGATGGTATTGTTTCTGTTAATCGGGATGTGTGTATCGGTTGCGGATATTGCAGTTGGGTATGCGGATATAATGCCCCGCAGTTGGATCCGGAGAAGAAAGTGATGAGCAAATGCACTTTCTGTTCTGAACGGCTGGAGAAAGGGGAGAAACCTTATTGTGTGGAAGCCTGTCCGGCAGAAGCACGTATTTTTGGGGTAATCAGTGATCCCCATAGCGAAATCTCCCGGCTTATTGCATCGAAGCATGCTCAACCCTTGTTACCCAATCTGGGGACAGTTCCTTCCATCTATTATATATAG
- a CDS encoding molybdopterin-dependent oxidoreductase — MKKYGKGFALKTVKITRRTFIKGVGAVTVTSSLGMSGALRGDTRRAKATEADESVKYIHSCCTVNCTSRCHLKGHVKNGRIVAVTPGLLPGRDDYPNACLRSMSYAQRLQDPTQRVLYPMKRVGERGEGKFKQISWDEAFELIASKLLETKEKHGAHAASFFTMSGNLAKLAWESTTRLGATFGGTTYITEGLMGDHGASMGMNLVFGQARGGHDTRDYMNSKLIILWGRNIADTHTSEMRYIIKARENGAKVIVIDPRQCSSAAVADQWIPIRPQTDPALALGMMNYMISRDLHDKAWLKANSCGPLLVREDDGQYLRVNDGYAVWDEKTKRVVPAGTADAEPALTGEYVTAEGVKCHPAFVDLAKEAAKYTIPVTAEICGLEEAMVEQLAYEYATMKPAGIRMGQGMQRVYNSFAPFRTVATLAAVAGYIGISGGGASHMGGTASINPIPGVTVPDFNFAEWSNTGGAPFIEKNSSQLYNMIENEEVKFLWIGVSNFINQSPDANRVIGEILPKVPFIVNVDPFWTWTTKYADLVLPGKTHWEVWDILVRSPWVMVDQPAIETMGESKSDCEICSEVAKRVGLGHLWNKTDEEWIRSFMTSEHPAFADFDWDTWVKEGIFARPDGIYDAVFAFEDQKYKTPTGKFEFYTERLKKYGQEVPAYTRMLEDPQGELGKKYPLVCINYHDRVNVHTQQMLYPALKIVASEPEIQINTVDAEARGIKHGDIVKVFNDRGYCMIKAFVMEGIAPGITAIPNGWTPDQYIEGNMQNLTHFTINPVEEFISQTNSAFYDVLVEVEKV, encoded by the coding sequence ATGAAAAAGTATGGAAAAGGATTTGCCTTGAAGACTGTAAAAATTACCCGGCGTACGTTCATTAAAGGGGTAGGGGCAGTCACGGTAACCAGCTCCTTGGGAATGTCCGGCGCCCTGAGAGGTGACACCCGGCGGGCAAAGGCCACGGAGGCAGATGAGTCGGTTAAGTATATCCATAGCTGCTGTACCGTGAACTGTACCTCTCGTTGCCATCTGAAAGGTCATGTGAAAAACGGCCGCATTGTTGCTGTAACTCCCGGGCTTTTACCGGGGCGGGATGATTATCCCAATGCCTGCCTTCGTTCCATGAGCTATGCCCAGCGTTTACAGGACCCTACGCAACGAGTACTCTACCCCATGAAGAGGGTTGGGGAGCGGGGAGAAGGAAAATTCAAACAAATTAGCTGGGATGAGGCATTTGAACTGATTGCATCTAAACTGCTGGAGACCAAAGAGAAGCACGGTGCCCATGCCGCATCCTTCTTTACGATGTCGGGAAATCTGGCGAAACTGGCCTGGGAATCCACAACCCGCTTAGGTGCTACCTTCGGAGGAACAACTTATATCACGGAAGGGTTAATGGGGGACCATGGTGCCAGTATGGGGATGAACTTGGTCTTCGGGCAAGCACGCGGAGGGCACGATACCCGGGATTATATGAATTCTAAGTTGATTATTTTGTGGGGACGAAATATAGCTGATACTCATACCAGTGAAATGCGTTATATTATCAAAGCCCGGGAAAATGGGGCAAAGGTCATTGTCATTGACCCCCGTCAATGCAGCAGTGCGGCTGTTGCCGATCAATGGATACCCATTCGTCCTCAGACAGACCCTGCTTTGGCTTTAGGGATGATGAATTATATGATTTCCCGAGACTTACATGACAAGGCCTGGTTGAAAGCCAATAGCTGCGGACCCTTGCTGGTACGGGAGGATGACGGTCAATATCTGCGGGTTAACGATGGCTATGCGGTATGGGATGAAAAGACTAAACGTGTTGTTCCGGCGGGAACAGCGGATGCTGAGCCAGCTTTGACAGGAGAATACGTCACAGCCGAGGGTGTGAAATGTCACCCTGCCTTTGTGGATCTGGCAAAAGAAGCGGCCAAGTATACGATCCCTGTTACTGCTGAGATTTGCGGGTTGGAAGAAGCAATGGTCGAACAATTGGCCTATGAATACGCTACCATGAAACCGGCAGGAATCCGTATGGGGCAAGGAATGCAGAGGGTATATAACTCATTTGCTCCTTTTCGCACGGTAGCCACTTTAGCGGCCGTAGCAGGTTATATCGGTATTTCAGGCGGAGGAGCTTCTCATATGGGTGGCACGGCTTCGATCAATCCTATTCCCGGGGTAACTGTTCCCGACTTTAATTTCGCAGAATGGTCCAATACCGGGGGTGCTCCTTTTATCGAGAAGAACAGTTCCCAACTTTATAATATGATTGAAAATGAGGAGGTAAAATTCCTCTGGATTGGAGTATCTAACTTTATTAATCAATCACCGGATGCCAATCGGGTGATCGGAGAAATTCTCCCGAAGGTTCCCTTCATCGTCAATGTGGATCCTTTCTGGACCTGGACTACGAAATATGCGGATCTCGTGTTGCCCGGTAAAACTCACTGGGAGGTTTGGGATATCCTGGTTCGTTCCCCGTGGGTCATGGTGGATCAACCGGCCATCGAAACTATGGGCGAAAGCAAATCCGATTGTGAAATTTGTTCTGAGGTAGCCAAACGGGTTGGTCTCGGTCATCTCTGGAACAAAACCGATGAAGAATGGATCCGTTCCTTTATGACCTCTGAGCATCCTGCCTTTGCCGATTTTGACTGGGATACCTGGGTGAAAGAGGGTATTTTTGCAAGGCCGGATGGGATATATGATGCAGTGTTTGCCTTTGAAGATCAAAAATATAAAACGCCTACAGGCAAATTCGAGTTTTATACAGAACGGTTGAAGAAATACGGTCAGGAGGTTCCCGCTTATACCAGGATGTTGGAAGATCCCCAGGGAGAATTGGGAAAAAAATACCCCTTAGTGTGCATCAACTACCACGACCGGGTAAATGTTCATACTCAGCAAATGCTCTACCCCGCTCTGAAGATTGTCGCCTCTGAACCAGAAATTCAGATCAATACTGTGGACGCTGAGGCCAGGGGAATTAAACATGGAGACATCGTCAAGGTCTTCAATGACCGGGGCTACTGTATGATCAAGGCCTTTGTAATGGAAGGGATTGCTCCAGGAATTACAGCTATCCCTAATGGATGGACACCGGATCAATATATCGAGGGAAATATGCAGAATCTGACTCATTTCACTATTAACCCTGTGGAAGAATTTATCAGCCAGACCAATTCAGCTTTTTACGACGTGTTAGTTGAAGTAGAGAAAGTATAA
- the leuS gene encoding leucine--tRNA ligase, which produces MQEKYLFSEIEPKWQKKWVDRKDYKAEDHSDKPKYYALAMFPYPSGNLHMGHVRNYSIVDVIARFKRMSGFNVLHPIGWDSFGLPAENAAIKNQTPPAEWTWKNIANMKGQLQEMGISYDWDREVTTCHPDYYKFTQWVFLEFYKHGLVYKKKAGVNWCPSCATVLANEQVVDGACERCDTAVTKKDLEQWFFKITDYAQVLLDDLEKLPGWPEKVKTMQKNWIGRSEGTEVEFSVENHPDKIRVYTTRVDTIFGVSYVVLAPEHPLVQRLVAGTEYEKDVQAFINRMKGLNEIARTSTETEKEGLFTGAYCINPYSGEKVPIWIANYVLFEYGTGAVMGVPAHDERDFEFAKKYKFPIKTVILPEGTPVEEKDTPLQAAFVEEGVMVNSGEYNGLKNMDAWGKMCDKAEQNGFGERKVNFRLRDWLISRQRYWGAPIPMIYCDHCGIVPVPQDQLPVLLPDDVVFKAGENPLTTSESFKQTTCPTCGGKAHRETDTMDTFMCSSWYFLRYTDPQNDELPFAKEAADHWMNVDQYVGGVEHAILHLLYSRFFTKALRDFGYLKVDEPFENLLTQGMVCLGGAKMSKSKGNVVSPEEIISKYGADTARLFILFAAPPERDLEWSDQGVEGCYRFLNRVWRLASQYEEVLKEKNSGAGDNGSVYDFGELDKAAKDMRRQTHQTIQRVTSDVGARFNFNTAVSSIMELVNALYLYKEQPNMNFAVAQEALESILILLGPFAPHITEEIWSELGHEESIHSREWPKVDEGALVQEEVTVVLQINGKLKDRIQVPAQISAAELEAQVRQLPRLGEWTQGKQIVKIVTVPGKLVNVVVK; this is translated from the coding sequence ATGCAAGAGAAGTATCTTTTTTCAGAGATTGAACCCAAATGGCAAAAAAAATGGGTGGACAGAAAAGACTATAAAGCTGAAGATCATTCGGATAAACCCAAATACTATGCGTTAGCTATGTTTCCTTACCCTTCAGGAAATCTTCATATGGGACATGTCAGGAACTATTCTATCGTGGATGTCATCGCTCGCTTTAAACGGATGAGCGGTTTTAATGTTCTGCATCCCATCGGCTGGGATTCTTTTGGTTTACCGGCAGAAAATGCGGCCATTAAGAATCAGACCCCGCCAGCTGAGTGGACTTGGAAAAATATCGCCAATATGAAGGGGCAGCTTCAGGAAATGGGAATCTCCTATGATTGGGATCGGGAGGTTACCACCTGTCATCCCGACTACTATAAATTCACTCAATGGGTCTTTTTAGAGTTTTACAAACATGGCTTAGTCTATAAGAAAAAAGCTGGAGTCAACTGGTGTCCTTCTTGTGCCACCGTTCTTGCCAACGAGCAAGTGGTGGATGGAGCCTGTGAACGTTGTGACACCGCCGTTACCAAAAAAGATCTGGAACAATGGTTCTTTAAGATTACGGACTATGCTCAAGTGCTCCTGGACGATCTGGAAAAGCTCCCCGGTTGGCCTGAGAAAGTGAAAACCATGCAAAAGAACTGGATTGGCCGTTCCGAAGGAACCGAAGTGGAATTTTCAGTGGAGAACCACCCGGATAAAATTCGGGTCTATACCACCCGGGTGGATACGATTTTCGGTGTAAGCTATGTGGTCTTGGCACCGGAACATCCTTTAGTTCAAAGGCTGGTTGCAGGTACGGAATACGAAAAAGACGTTCAAGCCTTCATCAATCGGATGAAAGGGCTTAATGAAATCGCCCGGACCTCCACGGAAACAGAAAAGGAAGGCCTGTTTACCGGAGCCTACTGCATTAACCCTTATAGCGGGGAGAAAGTACCCATCTGGATTGCTAATTATGTACTTTTTGAATATGGAACCGGAGCAGTCATGGGTGTACCTGCCCATGATGAAAGGGACTTCGAATTCGCTAAAAAATATAAGTTTCCCATTAAGACGGTGATCCTTCCCGAGGGAACTCCTGTGGAGGAAAAGGATACCCCTCTTCAAGCAGCTTTTGTGGAAGAGGGAGTTATGGTTAATTCAGGGGAGTATAATGGTCTTAAGAATATGGATGCCTGGGGGAAGATGTGTGACAAAGCTGAGCAGAATGGCTTTGGGGAGCGGAAAGTGAATTTCCGCCTGCGTGACTGGCTTATTTCTCGTCAGCGCTATTGGGGAGCGCCCATTCCCATGATCTATTGCGACCATTGCGGAATTGTTCCCGTACCTCAAGATCAACTCCCTGTCCTGCTCCCGGATGATGTGGTCTTTAAAGCTGGGGAAAATCCCCTGACCACCTCGGAGAGCTTTAAACAAACCACTTGTCCCACCTGTGGCGGTAAGGCCCATCGTGAGACGGATACCATGGACACCTTTATGTGCTCCTCTTGGTACTTCCTCCGCTATACTGATCCTCAAAATGATGAGCTGCCTTTCGCTAAGGAAGCTGCGGATCATTGGATGAATGTGGATCAATATGTAGGCGGAGTGGAGCATGCTATTCTCCACTTGCTGTACTCACGTTTCTTTACTAAGGCATTGCGGGATTTTGGCTATCTTAAAGTCGATGAGCCCTTTGAAAATCTCCTCACCCAGGGCATGGTTTGTCTGGGCGGAGCAAAAATGTCTAAATCCAAGGGCAATGTGGTAAGTCCTGAGGAAATTATCTCTAAGTATGGTGCCGATACGGCCCGTCTCTTCATCCTTTTCGCAGCTCCGCCTGAGCGGGATCTGGAATGGAGTGATCAAGGGGTAGAAGGATGCTATCGCTTCCTCAATCGGGTTTGGCGCTTAGCGTCTCAATACGAAGAAGTCTTAAAAGAAAAGAACTCAGGGGCAGGGGATAACGGCTCCGTCTATGATTTTGGAGAGCTGGACAAGGCTGCCAAAGACATGCGCCGTCAAACTCACCAAACCATTCAAAGAGTTACTTCTGATGTCGGAGCGCGCTTCAACTTCAACACGGCCGTCAGCTCCATTATGGAACTGGTCAATGCTCTTTACCTCTACAAAGAGCAACCCAATATGAATTTCGCTGTGGCTCAGGAAGCATTGGAAAGCATTCTCATCTTGCTTGGTCCTTTTGCCCCCCATATTACGGAAGAAATCTGGAGCGAGTTGGGCCATGAGGAGAGCATTCACAGTCGGGAGTGGCCGAAAGTGGATGAAGGGGCTCTCGTCCAGGAAGAGGTCACCGTAGTCCTTCAGATCAACGGCAAGCTTAAGGACCGGATTCAGGTACCGGCCCAAATCTCCGCGGCGGAATTGGAAGCTCAGGTTCGGCAGCTGCCCAGGCTTGGAGAATGGACTCAAGGAAAGCAGATCGTTAAGATCGTAACTGTGCCGGGCAAGCTGGTTAATGTGGTTGTGAAGTAG
- the rsfS gene encoding ribosome silencing factor — MLTDKQLHGAVNIVEEKKGREAILLDLKGISMVTDYFLIVTGNSTTQIKAITDNLSEKLPELGVTILRVEGLQEAKWVLVDCGDLVIHVMTPDQREFYNLERLWGDAKVVTFN; from the coding sequence TTGCTGACAGATAAGCAATTGCATGGCGCTGTAAACATTGTTGAAGAAAAAAAAGGCCGGGAGGCCATCCTGCTTGACCTCAAAGGGATATCCATGGTCACAGATTATTTCCTTATCGTAACCGGGAATTCCACCACTCAGATCAAAGCGATCACAGATAACCTCTCGGAGAAGCTTCCCGAATTGGGAGTGACTATTTTAAGGGTAGAGGGGCTGCAAGAGGCTAAATGGGTTCTTGTGGATTGCGGAGATTTAGTGATTCATGTTATGACTCCGGACCAGCGGGAATTTTACAATCTAGAGCGGCTCTGGGGAGATGCGAAAGTTGTCACCTTTAACTAG
- the yqeK gene encoding bis(5'-nucleosyl)-tetraphosphatase (symmetrical) YqeK: MDIQEAYNLAYSSMSERRFSHTLGVAQWAQELALRHQVDGQRAQIAAYLHDLKKEMDFAQQIAMAKEWNLINYPEDEGNPHILHGPLAAYWLEHEYGYKDLEVLAAIAHHTLGTPEMGSLEMLIYSADLTEPQRSFPGVDKLRQSLYDNLENGTLMCVEHTLNYLRKCKRGIHPQTQLTYEDLKRRQKFADR, translated from the coding sequence TTGGATATTCAGGAAGCCTACAATCTAGCTTACAGTTCTATGTCGGAGAGACGGTTTAGCCATACCTTGGGTGTTGCCCAGTGGGCTCAAGAACTGGCCCTAAGGCATCAGGTGGATGGGCAGAGGGCTCAAATTGCTGCCTATTTGCATGATCTCAAAAAAGAAATGGATTTTGCCCAACAGATTGCTATGGCGAAAGAATGGAACTTGATTAACTATCCTGAGGATGAAGGCAATCCTCATATTCTTCATGGTCCCCTGGCAGCCTATTGGCTGGAGCATGAATATGGCTACAAGGATTTGGAAGTATTAGCGGCTATAGCTCATCACACTTTAGGAACCCCGGAAATGGGAAGCCTGGAGATGTTGATTTATAGCGCTGATTTAACGGAACCTCAGCGTTCCTTCCCCGGTGTAGACAAACTACGTCAATCCTTGTATGATAATCTTGAGAATGGAACACTGATGTGTGTTGAACATACCTTAAATTATTTAAGAAAGTGTAAGCGGGGCATACATCCTCAGACACAGCTTACCTATGAAGATTTAAAAAGGAGGCAAAAATTTGCTGACAGATAA
- a CDS encoding RNA recognition motif domain-containing protein — protein sequence MATLYVGNLPWNTTSEDLSSFFGQYGQVISSRIITDRETGRSRGFGFVEVEDEDATRMAEDLNGKDFGGRPLTVNEARPKQQM from the coding sequence ATGGCAACCCTTTATGTCGGAAATTTACCCTGGAACACTACATCTGAAGATCTCAGCTCTTTCTTTGGCCAGTATGGTCAAGTGATAAGCAGTCGTATCATTACGGATCGCGAGACAGGGCGCTCACGAGGTTTTGGCTTTGTTGAGGTTGAAGATGAGGATGCAACACGCATGGCAGAAGACCTTAATGGGAAAGATTTCGGCGGCCGTCCTTTAACGGTCAATGAGGCACGTCCTAAGCAACAGATGTAA
- the nadD gene encoding nicotinate-nucleotide adenylyltransferase: MNVNVQTKRIGIMGGTFDPLHYGHLVAAEMARHEFALGKVIFIPTGNPPHKIGRKVTSSGDRYEMVRRAIMDNEFFEVSDIEIRREGYSYTVDTLEAMHGLYPQHELYFITGADAFREIFTWREVQSVLSLCHFIGASRPGFDPHDFLEELKRGYPEFLSRMHLFDVPALAISSTDIRSRVKEGKSIRYLLPESVRLYIEEVGLYGG, translated from the coding sequence ATGAATGTTAATGTTCAAACCAAAAGAATAGGAATTATGGGGGGGACCTTTGACCCTTTGCATTATGGTCATCTGGTGGCTGCTGAAATGGCTCGCCATGAATTTGCCCTGGGGAAAGTGATTTTTATCCCCACGGGTAATCCTCCCCATAAAATCGGTCGTAAGGTAACCTCTTCCGGGGATCGCTATGAAATGGTCAGACGTGCTATCATGGACAATGAATTTTTCGAAGTCTCTGATATAGAAATCCGGCGTGAAGGTTATTCCTATACGGTGGATACCCTCGAGGCTATGCATGGACTCTATCCGCAACATGAGCTTTATTTTATTACGGGAGCAGATGCATTTCGTGAAATTTTTACTTGGAGAGAAGTACAGTCCGTTTTATCTCTTTGTCATTTCATCGGGGCTTCCCGGCCTGGATTTGACCCCCATGACTTTCTTGAAGAATTGAAACGGGGTTATCCGGAATTTCTGTCCCGTATGCACCTTTTTGATGTACCTGCTTTAGCCATATCATCAACCGATATCCGTTCCCGGGTAAAAGAGGGGAAATCCATTCGTTATTTGCTTCCTGAATCCGTTCGTCTTTATATTGAAGAAGTAGGTTTGTATGGTGGTTAA
- the yhbY gene encoding ribosome assembly RNA-binding protein YhbY, which yields MLTGKQKGFLRSMGNEMDPILQIGKGGVTEAVITQADETLEARELIKGRVLPNSVEDVQRAAEELAERTSAELVQVIGRNFLLYRESKKKPLIELPR from the coding sequence GTGTTAACCGGAAAGCAAAAAGGTTTTTTACGCTCCATGGGCAATGAGATGGATCCCATCTTACAGATTGGTAAGGGAGGAGTTACTGAGGCTGTCATTACACAAGCCGATGAGACCCTGGAGGCTAGAGAATTAATTAAAGGGAGAGTGCTCCCCAATAGTGTAGAAGATGTACAAAGGGCTGCTGAAGAATTGGCGGAACGCACCTCTGCGGAGTTGGTTCAAGTTATCGGGAGAAATTTTTTGCTCTATCGTGAGTCGAAAAAGAAACCCCTGATCGAGTTACCGCGGTAA
- the obgE gene encoding GTPase ObgE — protein sequence MFYDQAKIYVKGGDGGAGAVAFRREKYVPEGGPSGGDGGRGGKVIFVADEGLRTLVDFRYKRHYKADRGEHGQGKNMHGKSGEDMSVRIPVGTVIKDADTGEILADLIEHGQKVVVANGGRGGRGNARFMSNTNKAPTVAENGEPGEERNLLLELKLLADVGLVGFPNVGKSTIISRISAAKPKIADYHFTTLVPNLGVVELEDGESFVVADIPGLIEGAHTGAGLGHEFLRHTERTRLIFHVLDIAGSEERDPLEDFRIITEELRRYSQELASRPMLIVANKMDIPGAEENLQRLEEKLGEDYRIFPVSAATGEGLKELIYAAAQILPEVPAPQIFVRDEEQHKVTYAEAPHRFELTREGDFFVVSGKEIEKHVQMTMFDREDGLYRFQNILKAIGIERALLDEGIKVGDKVQIAGIEFEWEE from the coding sequence ATGTTTTACGATCAGGCAAAAATCTATGTTAAAGGTGGAGACGGCGGAGCCGGAGCTGTGGCGTTTCGCCGCGAAAAATACGTTCCTGAAGGAGGTCCTAGTGGCGGCGATGGGGGTCGGGGCGGCAAGGTTATATTTGTTGCTGACGAGGGACTCAGGACTTTGGTGGATTTCCGCTATAAACGCCATTATAAGGCCGATCGGGGGGAGCATGGACAGGGGAAAAATATGCACGGGAAAAGCGGGGAGGATATGAGTGTTCGCATCCCTGTGGGTACCGTTATTAAGGATGCAGACACGGGGGAAATCCTCGCCGACTTGATTGAGCATGGGCAAAAAGTTGTCGTTGCCAATGGGGGAAGAGGCGGTCGAGGTAATGCTCGTTTTATGAGCAATACCAATAAAGCTCCCACCGTAGCTGAAAATGGGGAACCTGGAGAGGAACGGAATCTACTTCTGGAACTGAAGCTTTTGGCTGATGTAGGGCTTGTAGGATTTCCGAATGTAGGCAAGTCCACGATTATTTCCCGAATATCTGCGGCTAAGCCCAAGATTGCGGATTATCACTTCACTACCTTGGTACCTAACCTTGGAGTAGTTGAATTGGAGGATGGGGAAAGCTTCGTTGTGGCTGATATTCCCGGACTGATTGAAGGAGCTCACACAGGAGCCGGATTGGGCCATGAGTTTCTCAGGCATACTGAAAGAACTCGTCTGATTTTTCATGTCCTGGATATTGCAGGTTCTGAGGAGCGGGATCCACTGGAAGATTTTCGAATCATTACAGAAGAGCTTCGCCGATACAGCCAGGAGTTGGCCAGTCGCCCTATGTTGATCGTGGCTAATAAAATGGATATTCCCGGTGCTGAGGAAAATCTGCAGCGCTTGGAAGAGAAGCTGGGGGAAGACTACCGTATTTTCCCGGTATCTGCAGCTACAGGAGAAGGACTAAAGGAATTAATTTATGCAGCCGCTCAGATTCTGCCTGAAGTTCCTGCACCCCAGATTTTTGTGCGGGATGAGGAACAACATAAGGTGACCTATGCCGAGGCTCCTCATCGCTTCGAACTGACCCGCGAAGGGGATTTCTTTGTTGTTTCCGGTAAGGAGATTGAAAAGCATGTACAGATGACCATGTTCGATAGAGAGGATGGACTTTATCGCTTCCAAAATATTCTCAAGGCTATAGGAATTGAACGTGCTTTGTTGGATGAAGGAATAAAAGTTGGGGATAAGGTTCAGATTGCCGGAATAGAGTTCGAGTGGGAAGAATAA